The Tenrec ecaudatus isolate mTenEca1 chromosome 9, mTenEca1.hap1, whole genome shotgun sequence genome window below encodes:
- the LOC142456652 gene encoding olfactory receptor 2A1/2A42-like isoform X1: MGGNQTSVTEFILLGFGVGPRVQLLLFGLFSLFYTFTLLGNGAILGLISLDPRLHTPMYFFLSHLAMVDISYSCNIVPRMLVNLLSPTTSISFAGCITQTFLFITLSQIECLLLVVMSYDRYVAICHPLRYSAIMNWRLCITLTVTSWTCGSLLALLHVGLLLRLPFCGPHEINHFFCELLSVLKLACADTWLNQLVIFGACVFILMGPLCLVLASYTRILLAILRIQSGDGRRKAFSTCSSHLCVVGLFFGSAIVMYTSPNSSHAEEQQKVLYLFYSFFNPMLNPLIYSLRNAEVKGAVWRALHKERSVSVMYGVCI; this comes from the exons atggggggaaatCAGACGTCTGTCACAGAGTTCATCCTACTGGGGTTCGGTGTCGGCCCGAGGGTTCAGCTGCTCCTCTTTGGGCTCTTCTCCCTGTTCTACACCTTCACCCTGCTGGGGAACGGGGCCATCCTGGGGCTCATCTCGCTGGACCCCAGGctgcacacccccatgtacttcttcctctcccaCCTGGCCATGGTTGACATCAGCTACTCCTGCAACATCGTGCCCAGGatgctggtgaacctgctgagtcccaccacctccatctccttCGCTGGCTGCATCACACAGACGTTCCTCTTTATCACTTTATCTCAAATAGAATGTCTTCTCCTGGTGGTGATGTCCTACGACCGCTACGTGGCCATCTGCCACCCACTCCGGTACTCTGCCATCATGAACTGGAGGCTCTGCATCACCCTGACAGTGACCTCCTGGACCTGCGGCTCCCTCCTGGCCCTGCTCCATGTGGGTCTCCTCCTGAGACTGCCCTTCTGTGGACCTCATGAAATCAACCACTTCTTCTGTGAACTCCTGTCTGTCCTCAAGCTGGCCTGTGCCGACACCTGGCTCAACCAACTGGTCATCTttggagcctgtgtgtttatcttAATGGGGCCCCTCTGCTTGGTGCTGGCCTCCTACACCCGCATCCTCTTGGCCATCCTGAGGATCCAGTCTGGGGATGGACGCAGAAAGGCCTTCTCCACCTGCTCCTCCCACCTCTGCGTGGTCGGGCTCTTCTTTGGCAGTGCCATCGTCATGTATACTTCCCCCAACTCAAGCCACGCTGAGGAGCAGCAGAAGGTCCTTTACCTGTTCTACAGTTTTTTCAACCCGATGCTGAACCCCCTGATCTACAGCCTGAGGAACGCAGAGGTGAAGGGCGCCGTGTGGAGAGCATTGCACAAGGAGAG ATCTGTGAGTGTGATGTATGGTGTCTGCATATAG
- the LOC142456652 gene encoding olfactory receptor 2A1/2A42-like isoform X2 — translation MGGNQTSVTEFILLGFGVGPRVQLLLFGLFSLFYTFTLLGNGAILGLISLDPRLHTPMYFFLSHLAMVDISYSCNIVPRMLVNLLSPTTSISFAGCITQTFLFITLSQIECLLLVVMSYDRYVAICHPLRYSAIMNWRLCITLTVTSWTCGSLLALLHVGLLLRLPFCGPHEINHFFCELLSVLKLACADTWLNQLVIFGACVFILMGPLCLVLASYTRILLAILRIQSGDGRRKAFSTCSSHLCVVGLFFGSAIVMYTSPNSSHAEEQQKVLYLFYSFFNPMLNPLIYSLRNAEVKGAVWRALHKESPS, via the coding sequence atggggggaaatCAGACGTCTGTCACAGAGTTCATCCTACTGGGGTTCGGTGTCGGCCCGAGGGTTCAGCTGCTCCTCTTTGGGCTCTTCTCCCTGTTCTACACCTTCACCCTGCTGGGGAACGGGGCCATCCTGGGGCTCATCTCGCTGGACCCCAGGctgcacacccccatgtacttcttcctctcccaCCTGGCCATGGTTGACATCAGCTACTCCTGCAACATCGTGCCCAGGatgctggtgaacctgctgagtcccaccacctccatctccttCGCTGGCTGCATCACACAGACGTTCCTCTTTATCACTTTATCTCAAATAGAATGTCTTCTCCTGGTGGTGATGTCCTACGACCGCTACGTGGCCATCTGCCACCCACTCCGGTACTCTGCCATCATGAACTGGAGGCTCTGCATCACCCTGACAGTGACCTCCTGGACCTGCGGCTCCCTCCTGGCCCTGCTCCATGTGGGTCTCCTCCTGAGACTGCCCTTCTGTGGACCTCATGAAATCAACCACTTCTTCTGTGAACTCCTGTCTGTCCTCAAGCTGGCCTGTGCCGACACCTGGCTCAACCAACTGGTCATCTttggagcctgtgtgtttatcttAATGGGGCCCCTCTGCTTGGTGCTGGCCTCCTACACCCGCATCCTCTTGGCCATCCTGAGGATCCAGTCTGGGGATGGACGCAGAAAGGCCTTCTCCACCTGCTCCTCCCACCTCTGCGTGGTCGGGCTCTTCTTTGGCAGTGCCATCGTCATGTATACTTCCCCCAACTCAAGCCACGCTGAGGAGCAGCAGAAGGTCCTTTACCTGTTCTACAGTTTTTTCAACCCGATGCTGAACCCCCTGATCTACAGCCTGAGGAACGCAGAGGTGAAGGGCGCCGTGTGGAGAGCATTGCACAAGGAGAGCCCTTCCTGA